The following proteins are co-located in the Clavibacter capsici genome:
- a CDS encoding FAD-dependent oxidoreductase has translation MAEAGDGVIRVLVVGHGPVAARLVEGLLPAVRAGILAVVVVGAEDGDPYNRVLVAEHAVGRADRERLEVADTAAAEAAGVRVLRHDAVVTIDRGRRVATLHSGEALAYDRLVLATGARAHVPPMDGLEASRHARGDAPRDPDALDHGRRPLPAGVVALRDLRDARTVLAAVRAGRRIVVLGAGVLGMELALAAAEQGADVVAVHHGDVPMARNLDRGGGRTLSHAADAAGVAMAAHARAEGVLLHDRGTDDERFQALLLADGGRIDGDLLVLSCGVTARDELASAAGLAVGRGVLVDAGLRSWTDPAVFAIGDCAHVAAPGSTRADGQVPGGPSGLIGPGWRQADALAGLLAAEAEARHGRAAGSAGGRPQATPDAPAGPGPGPGGDAGRPPVVMLKAEGVDVVAGGDVTAEPWDDPPPRRRRPGRAHAASCAADEPAPGAVPAPREVAVWTDPARGAYVKTVTRDGILVGFVSVGMPRAGAELTLLFERRGELPADRSVLLRLDAADAGSLPTGDPLAPDATVCWCNGVTAGTIAEAAADGAGTVEEIGACTRAGTGCGTCRGRIQEVLASAGGRAAALL, from the coding sequence GTGGCTGAGGCGGGGGACGGCGTGATCCGCGTGCTGGTCGTCGGCCACGGACCCGTCGCCGCGCGCCTCGTCGAGGGCCTCCTGCCGGCGGTGCGGGCGGGGATCCTCGCGGTCGTCGTCGTGGGCGCGGAGGACGGCGACCCGTACAACCGCGTGCTCGTCGCCGAGCACGCGGTGGGCCGCGCCGACCGAGAGCGCCTCGAGGTGGCCGACACGGCCGCGGCGGAGGCGGCCGGCGTGCGGGTGCTGCGGCACGACGCGGTGGTCACGATCGACCGCGGGCGCCGGGTCGCGACCCTGCACTCCGGCGAGGCGCTCGCGTACGACCGGCTCGTGCTGGCCACCGGCGCCCGCGCGCACGTGCCGCCCATGGACGGGCTCGAGGCGTCCCGGCACGCGCGCGGCGACGCCCCGCGGGATCCCGACGCGCTCGACCACGGGCGGCGTCCCCTCCCCGCGGGCGTCGTCGCGCTCCGCGACCTGCGGGACGCGCGCACGGTGCTCGCGGCCGTCCGGGCCGGACGGCGCATCGTCGTGCTCGGCGCGGGCGTGCTCGGCATGGAGCTGGCGCTCGCCGCGGCGGAGCAGGGGGCGGACGTCGTCGCCGTGCACCACGGCGACGTCCCCATGGCGCGCAACCTCGACCGCGGCGGAGGCCGCACCCTCAGCCACGCGGCCGATGCGGCGGGCGTCGCGATGGCCGCCCACGCCCGGGCCGAGGGCGTGCTGCTGCACGACCGCGGGACGGATGACGAGCGCTTCCAGGCGCTGCTGCTCGCGGACGGCGGGCGGATCGACGGCGACCTCCTCGTGCTGTCCTGCGGCGTCACGGCGCGCGACGAGCTGGCATCCGCCGCGGGCCTCGCGGTCGGGCGCGGCGTGCTCGTGGACGCCGGGCTCCGCAGCTGGACCGACCCGGCCGTCTTCGCGATCGGGGACTGCGCGCACGTCGCGGCGCCGGGATCCACGCGGGCCGACGGCCAGGTGCCGGGCGGGCCCTCCGGCCTCATCGGACCGGGCTGGCGGCAGGCCGACGCGCTCGCGGGGCTGCTCGCGGCGGAGGCGGAGGCCCGGCACGGGCGGGCGGCGGGATCCGCGGGCGGGCGCCCGCAGGCGACGCCCGACGCGCCGGCCGGCCCCGGCCCCGGCCCCGGCGGCGACGCCGGGCGTCCGCCCGTCGTGATGCTCAAGGCTGAGGGGGTCGACGTGGTCGCGGGCGGCGACGTGACCGCCGAGCCGTGGGACGACCCGCCCCCGCGGCGCCGCCGCCCCGGTCGTGCGCACGCCGCGTCCTGCGCCGCGGACGAGCCCGCGCCGGGCGCCGTGCCCGCCCCGCGCGAGGTGGCCGTGTGGACCGACCCGGCGCGCGGCGCGTACGTCAAGACCGTGACGCGCGACGGGATCCTCGTGGGCTTCGTCAGCGTCGGCATGCCGCGTGCGGGCGCCGAGCTCACGCTCCTGTTCGAGCGCCGCGGCGAGCTCCCGGCTGACCGCTCGGTGCTCCTCCGCCTCGACGCGGCCGACGCCGGGTCCCTGCCCACGGGGGATCCACTCGCGCCCGACGCGACCGTCTGCTGGTGCAACGGGGTCACCGCCGGCACGATCGCCGAGGCCGCCGCGGACGGCGCCGGCACGGTCGAGGAGATCGGCGCGTGCACGCGGGCGGGCACGGGGTGCGGCACGTGCCGGGGGCGGATCCAGGAGGTGCTCGCCTCCGCGGGCGGCCGGGCGGCGGCGCTGCTCTAG
- a CDS encoding molybdopterin oxidoreductase family protein, with amino-acid sequence MPAVAEAGPGADGGTAAGTRGHCPYCALQCAMTLTPTGAGAAAGAASPAGPVLEVAGRDFPTNRGGLCRKGWTSAEVLTAAGRLTHPLVRDASGELVRATWDAALDLVADSLRDSRARFGVDSVGVFGGGGLTNEKAYQLGKFARIALGTSRIDYNGRFCMSSAAAAGNRAFGVDRGLPFPVADLDGASTILLLGSNVAATMPPFIGHLGGARAAGGLVVVDPRRSATAHLADDGQGIHLQPAPGTDLVLLLGLIHVVLAEGLADDAYVAARTTGLDAVRRSANAWWPERVQQVTGVPVAELRRVARRLADGRGTFILTGRGVEQHVDGTDTATAAIDLALLLGLPGRPGSGYGTLTGQGNGQGGREHGQKCDQLPGYRRITDPAARAHVAAVWGVDPDTIPGPGVPAVELLGELGEPGGIRCLLVHGSNVVVSAPDVTAVRRGLARLDLLVVCDLVLSETAALADVVLPVTQWAEEEGTTTSLEGRVIRRRRAIDPPPEVRSELEVLAELARRLGAPSTWPTDPAVVFDELGRASAGGIADYSGLSHALLDDDQVAGFWPYPAGSTGTPRLFADRFAHPDGRARLVAVTPRDVTAADPAPVGGALTLVTGRLLEHYQSGAQTRRVPELQGAQPVARLQIHPAAAVRLGIVHGAPVAVRNARGEVRAVAEVTAGIRHDTVFLPFHYAGSECANLLTASSVDPVSAMPEFKRTAVTVRALATRTDAEAERG; translated from the coding sequence ATGCCGGCGGTCGCCGAGGCGGGACCCGGCGCGGACGGCGGCACGGCCGCGGGCACGCGCGGGCACTGCCCGTACTGCGCGCTGCAGTGCGCGATGACGCTGACGCCGACGGGGGCGGGCGCCGCCGCCGGGGCCGCGTCGCCCGCCGGGCCCGTGCTGGAGGTGGCCGGCCGGGACTTCCCCACGAACCGCGGCGGGCTCTGCCGCAAGGGCTGGACGAGCGCGGAGGTGCTCACGGCGGCGGGCCGGCTCACGCACCCGCTCGTGCGGGACGCGTCCGGCGAGCTCGTCCGCGCCACGTGGGACGCGGCGCTCGACCTGGTCGCCGACAGCCTCCGCGACAGTCGCGCGCGGTTCGGCGTGGACTCCGTGGGCGTGTTCGGCGGCGGCGGGCTCACCAACGAGAAGGCGTACCAGCTCGGGAAGTTCGCGCGGATCGCGCTCGGCACCTCCAGGATCGACTACAACGGCCGGTTCTGCATGTCGTCGGCCGCCGCGGCCGGCAACCGCGCGTTCGGCGTCGACCGCGGCCTGCCGTTCCCCGTCGCCGACCTCGACGGCGCGTCGACGATCCTGCTGCTCGGCTCCAACGTCGCCGCGACCATGCCGCCGTTCATCGGCCACCTCGGCGGGGCGCGGGCCGCGGGCGGGCTCGTGGTGGTGGATCCGCGCCGCTCGGCCACGGCGCACCTCGCGGACGACGGGCAGGGGATCCACCTGCAGCCCGCGCCCGGGACCGACCTCGTGCTGCTGCTCGGCCTCATCCACGTCGTGCTCGCGGAGGGGCTCGCCGACGACGCGTACGTGGCCGCGCGCACCACGGGCCTCGACGCCGTGCGCCGGAGCGCCAACGCGTGGTGGCCGGAGCGCGTGCAGCAGGTGACGGGCGTCCCGGTCGCGGAGCTGCGCCGGGTGGCGCGGCGGCTCGCGGACGGACGCGGGACCTTCATCCTCACCGGCCGCGGCGTCGAGCAGCACGTCGACGGCACGGACACCGCGACGGCCGCCATCGACCTCGCGCTCCTGCTGGGGCTCCCGGGCCGGCCCGGATCCGGCTACGGCACCCTCACCGGCCAGGGCAACGGGCAGGGCGGGCGCGAGCACGGGCAGAAGTGCGACCAGCTGCCCGGCTACCGTCGGATCACCGACCCGGCCGCCCGCGCGCACGTCGCCGCGGTGTGGGGCGTCGACCCGGACACCATCCCCGGGCCCGGCGTGCCCGCGGTCGAGCTGCTCGGCGAGCTGGGGGAGCCCGGCGGGATCCGCTGCCTCCTCGTGCACGGATCCAACGTCGTCGTCTCCGCGCCCGACGTCACCGCCGTCCGCCGCGGCCTCGCGCGCCTCGACCTGCTCGTGGTGTGCGACCTCGTGCTCTCCGAGACCGCCGCGCTCGCCGACGTGGTCCTGCCCGTCACGCAGTGGGCCGAGGAGGAGGGCACCACGACCTCGCTCGAGGGCCGCGTGATCCGCCGCCGCCGCGCGATCGACCCGCCGCCGGAGGTGCGGAGCGAGCTCGAGGTGCTGGCGGAGCTCGCCCGGCGGCTCGGCGCGCCCTCCACCTGGCCGACCGACCCCGCCGTCGTGTTCGACGAGCTCGGGCGGGCGTCCGCGGGCGGGATCGCCGACTACTCGGGGCTCAGCCACGCGCTGCTCGACGACGACCAGGTCGCGGGCTTCTGGCCGTACCCGGCCGGATCCACGGGCACGCCGCGCCTCTTCGCCGACCGCTTCGCGCACCCCGACGGACGCGCGCGGCTCGTGGCCGTGACGCCGCGGGACGTGACCGCGGCCGATCCGGCGCCCGTCGGCGGCGCGCTCACCCTCGTCACCGGGCGGCTGCTCGAGCACTACCAGTCGGGCGCGCAGACGCGGCGGGTGCCCGAGCTGCAGGGCGCGCAGCCCGTGGCCCGGCTGCAGATCCACCCGGCCGCGGCCGTCCGGCTCGGCATCGTGCACGGCGCGCCCGTCGCGGTCCGGAACGCGCGCGGCGAGGTGCGGGCGGTCGCGGAGGTGACCGCGGGGATCCGGCACGACACGGTATTCCTGCCCTTCCACTACGCGGGATCCGAGTGCGCGAACCTGCTGACGGCCTCCTCGGTGGATCCCGTCTCGGCCATGCCCGAGTTCAAGCGCACGGCCGTGACGGTGCGTGCGCTCGCGACGCGGACGGACGCGGAGGCGGAGCGTGGCTGA
- a CDS encoding MFS transporter yields MTELLPPATERTAPAPAQPVAPPAAAPAARTVDAHGASAPGLTFRDGAVIDGWDPEDATQWEGGGSRIAARNLRWSILAEFLGFVVWQLWSIVVVQLPAAGFDLSTGQVFWLISIPSLVGATLRFPYTFMVPRFGGRNWTVISALLLLIPTIALAVCVGNPDTPFGVLLLVAALAGFGGGNFASSMSNITYFYPQSRKGWALGLNAAGGNLGASVAQLVVPLVITVGAAATLDLPLAGWIWVPLILVAAFGAWRRMDNLSHAKADLTASLAALKEPHLWILAFLYVGTFGSFIGFAGVFPKLISDEFPELSTFAVGSATLSLAFLGSLMGSVARPIGGRLADRHGGAAVTMGAFVVMGLAVVAVIITLPLGSFPLFLALLLVLFTASGMGNGATYRMIPAVFALRSGTARAGRSSGDVGTQRKTAAALGLISGLGAYGGFIIPQALSLSKTETGGYTTGLGGFVVAYALMLAVTGLVYLRAGGIRRGTAAGARV; encoded by the coding sequence ATGACCGAACTCCTCCCGCCCGCGACCGAGCGCACCGCGCCCGCTCCCGCGCAGCCCGTCGCGCCGCCTGCCGCCGCGCCCGCCGCCCGCACCGTCGACGCGCACGGCGCCTCCGCCCCCGGGCTCACCTTCCGCGATGGCGCCGTCATCGACGGCTGGGACCCCGAGGACGCGACGCAGTGGGAGGGCGGCGGCTCCCGCATCGCCGCCCGCAACCTGCGCTGGTCGATCCTCGCCGAGTTCCTCGGGTTCGTCGTCTGGCAGCTGTGGTCGATCGTCGTGGTCCAGCTGCCGGCCGCGGGCTTCGACCTCTCCACGGGCCAGGTGTTCTGGCTCATCTCGATCCCGAGCCTCGTCGGCGCGACCCTCCGCTTCCCCTACACGTTCATGGTGCCGCGCTTCGGCGGCCGCAACTGGACGGTGATCTCGGCGCTCCTGCTGCTCATCCCCACGATCGCGCTCGCGGTGTGCGTCGGGAACCCGGACACCCCGTTCGGCGTGCTGCTCCTCGTGGCGGCGCTCGCGGGGTTCGGCGGCGGGAACTTCGCGAGCTCCATGTCGAACATCACCTACTTCTACCCGCAGAGCCGGAAGGGCTGGGCGCTCGGCCTCAACGCCGCGGGCGGCAACCTCGGCGCGTCGGTGGCGCAGCTCGTCGTGCCGCTCGTGATCACGGTGGGCGCGGCGGCCACGCTCGACCTGCCGCTCGCCGGCTGGATCTGGGTGCCGCTCATCCTCGTCGCCGCGTTCGGCGCGTGGCGGCGCATGGACAACCTGTCGCACGCGAAGGCCGACCTCACGGCGTCGCTCGCGGCGCTGAAGGAGCCGCACCTGTGGATCCTCGCGTTCCTCTACGTGGGCACCTTCGGCTCGTTCATCGGGTTCGCCGGCGTCTTCCCGAAGCTCATCTCCGACGAGTTCCCCGAGCTGTCGACCTTCGCGGTCGGCTCGGCGACGCTGTCGCTCGCGTTCCTCGGGTCGCTCATGGGATCCGTCGCCCGGCCGATCGGCGGCCGCCTCGCCGACCGGCACGGCGGCGCCGCGGTCACCATGGGCGCGTTCGTGGTGATGGGCCTCGCGGTGGTCGCGGTGATCATCACCCTCCCGCTCGGCAGCTTCCCGCTCTTCCTCGCGCTCCTCCTCGTGCTCTTCACGGCGAGCGGCATGGGCAACGGCGCGACGTACCGCATGATCCCCGCGGTGTTCGCGCTCCGCTCGGGCACCGCGCGCGCGGGCCGCTCGTCGGGCGACGTGGGCACGCAGCGGAAGACGGCGGCGGCGCTCGGCCTGATCTCCGGTCTCGGCGCGTACGGCGGCTTCATCATCCCGCAGGCGCTCAGCCTCTCGAAGACGGAGACGGGCGGCTACACGACCGGCCTCGGCGGGTTCGTCGTCGCCTACGCGCTGATGCTCGCGGTGACCGGGCTCGTCTACCTGCGGGCGGGCGGGATCCGCCGCGGGACCGCCGCCGGCGCGCGCGTCTGA
- a CDS encoding DUF6457 domain-containing protein — MPADASPAAPTSGPAAPAAPAVPTDPAVLEHWVDRVAALLELPAQEVDVSLVLDLARDAAHGIARPAAPLTTFLLGLAVGRAGGGAADARRLAAEITAEIDHLRDPVGPVAADGSAVGGDDLLRADEVPAVPESDLGGRA; from the coding sequence ATGCCCGCTGACGCCTCCCCCGCCGCCCCGACGTCCGGCCCGGCCGCGCCCGCCGCGCCCGCCGTGCCCACGGATCCCGCGGTCCTCGAGCACTGGGTCGACCGCGTCGCCGCCCTCCTCGAGCTGCCCGCGCAGGAGGTGGACGTCTCCCTCGTGCTCGACCTCGCGCGCGACGCCGCGCACGGGATCGCCCGGCCGGCCGCGCCCCTCACGACGTTCCTGCTGGGGCTCGCCGTCGGCCGCGCGGGCGGCGGGGCGGCGGACGCCCGGCGGCTCGCGGCGGAGATCACGGCCGAGATCGACCACCTGCGGGATCCCGTCGGCCCGGTCGCCGCCGACGGCAGCGCGGTGGGCGGCGACGACCTGCTGCGCGCCGACGAGGTGCCGGCCGTCCCCGAATCCGACCTGGGCGGGCGCGCGTGA
- a CDS encoding cation:proton antiporter, which yields MPEIIAWVVSFVVVTVAVSGIAGRAGWSAPVALVAVGAVASFVPGVPQIEIEPDAVLYGLLPPLLFAAAIRTPLTDIRARRDSIVVLSVGVVVVTLLVFGLALWALVPAVGLAAALALGAVVAPTDAVAVSAVAGRVRLPRRVMSILETESLLNDATALVALNTAIAAIVGVVHPVDVAGGFAVAVLLGVAIGLGVAFLFSAVRRFLRSAVLDTSLSLAIPYVAFIPAQELGGSGVLAVVAAGLVLGYRAPLIQSPEARIAESVNWRTIQFLLENAVFLLIGLSLAGIVRGLPESSLDGWRIAGLSILLLVVLTAARFASVAASKVLFDHGPARLRARTWNWRTVTAVSSAGVRGVVTLAAAFLLPEETPERELLQFLAFVMVAGTLVGGLALPTIIRRLRLGHSADDQERSDRDRLLDEARAAGLAARDLAPEDGDDGPLDDALPETTAERLTHDRVRRRMIDAERTAVLAARREGRYPELAVRAVLMMIDAEDVALGRREAGDAR from the coding sequence ATGCCCGAGATCATCGCCTGGGTCGTCTCCTTCGTCGTCGTCACCGTGGCGGTGTCCGGCATCGCCGGCCGCGCGGGCTGGTCGGCTCCCGTCGCGCTCGTGGCGGTGGGCGCGGTCGCGTCGTTCGTGCCCGGCGTGCCGCAGATCGAGATCGAGCCGGACGCCGTGCTCTACGGGCTGCTGCCGCCGCTGCTGTTCGCGGCCGCGATCCGCACGCCGCTGACCGACATCCGCGCCCGGCGCGACAGCATCGTGGTGCTCTCGGTGGGCGTGGTCGTGGTGACCCTGCTGGTCTTCGGGCTCGCGCTGTGGGCGCTCGTGCCCGCGGTGGGGCTCGCCGCGGCGCTCGCGCTCGGCGCGGTCGTGGCGCCCACCGACGCGGTCGCCGTCTCGGCGGTCGCCGGGCGGGTGCGGCTCCCCCGGCGCGTGATGTCGATCCTCGAGACGGAGAGCCTCCTCAACGACGCGACCGCGCTGGTCGCGCTGAACACGGCCATCGCGGCGATCGTGGGCGTCGTGCACCCGGTAGACGTGGCGGGCGGCTTCGCGGTCGCGGTGCTCCTCGGGGTCGCGATCGGGCTCGGCGTCGCGTTCCTCTTCTCCGCGGTGCGCCGCTTCCTGCGCTCCGCCGTGCTCGACACGAGCCTGTCGCTCGCGATCCCGTACGTCGCGTTCATCCCGGCGCAGGAGCTGGGTGGATCCGGCGTGCTCGCGGTCGTCGCCGCGGGCCTCGTGCTCGGCTACCGGGCGCCGCTCATCCAGTCGCCCGAGGCGCGCATCGCCGAGTCGGTGAACTGGCGGACGATCCAGTTCCTGCTGGAGAACGCCGTCTTCCTCCTCATCGGGCTGAGCCTCGCCGGCATCGTGCGGGGGCTGCCGGAGTCGAGCCTGGACGGCTGGCGGATCGCGGGGCTGTCGATCCTGCTGCTCGTGGTGCTCACGGCCGCGCGCTTCGCGTCGGTGGCGGCTTCCAAGGTGCTCTTCGACCACGGGCCGGCGAGGCTCCGCGCCCGCACCTGGAACTGGCGGACGGTGACGGCCGTGTCGTCGGCGGGCGTCCGCGGCGTGGTGACGCTGGCGGCCGCGTTCCTCCTCCCCGAGGAGACGCCGGAGCGGGAGCTGCTGCAGTTCCTCGCCTTCGTGATGGTGGCCGGGACGCTCGTGGGCGGGCTCGCATTGCCGACGATCATCCGCCGCCTGCGCCTCGGCCACTCCGCCGACGACCAGGAGCGCTCCGATCGCGACCGCCTGCTCGACGAGGCGCGCGCGGCCGGGCTCGCGGCGCGCGACCTCGCGCCGGAGGACGGCGACGACGGGCCGCTCGACGACGCGCTGCCCGAGACGACCGCCGAGCGGCTGACGCACGACCGCGTCCGGCGCCGCATGATCGACGCCGAGCGGACCGCCGTGCTCGCCGCCCGTCGCGAGGGCCGCTACCCGGAGCTCGCCGTGCGCGCCGTGCTCATGATGATCGACGCGGAGGACGTGGCGCTCGGCCGGCGCGAGGCGGGCGACGCGCGCTGA
- the mobA gene encoding molybdenum cofactor guanylyltransferase yields the protein MSRGATDVRAVPARPARPPRPARGEPGTTGALHAADTAAVILAGGRARRLGGIDKTALVRADDGTSLLADAVRAASGCARVVVVGAGNRPGGATDAQRRAAGSARLVDEDPAHGGPAAALAAGVRDLARAAPTAWILVLAADLARAPEAVAALLPLRHDAAHADGRDAILARDPAGRAQPLLALYRAAPLRAALDAVDAATGLDGASLRRVVAALDADRVAHADLPARLCADVDTPADADAHGLRLPDDRITDAR from the coding sequence GTGAGCCGAGGAGCGACCGACGTGCGCGCCGTGCCCGCGCGCCCTGCCCGCCCTCCTCGCCCCGCTCGCGGCGAGCCGGGCACGACGGGGGCCCTCCACGCCGCGGACACGGCCGCCGTCATCCTCGCGGGCGGCCGCGCGCGGCGGCTCGGCGGCATCGACAAGACCGCGCTCGTCCGCGCCGACGACGGCACGTCGCTCCTCGCGGACGCGGTGCGCGCCGCGTCCGGGTGCGCGCGCGTCGTCGTCGTCGGGGCGGGCAACCGGCCGGGCGGGGCGACGGACGCGCAGCGGCGGGCGGCCGGATCCGCGCGGCTGGTCGACGAGGACCCTGCGCACGGCGGCCCCGCCGCGGCCCTCGCCGCCGGGGTCCGCGACCTCGCGCGCGCGGCGCCGACCGCCTGGATCCTCGTGCTGGCTGCCGACCTCGCCCGCGCCCCCGAGGCGGTCGCGGCCCTCCTGCCGCTCCGGCACGACGCCGCCCACGCCGACGGCCGGGACGCGATCCTCGCCCGCGACCCCGCAGGCCGCGCCCAGCCGCTCCTCGCCCTCTACCGCGCGGCGCCGCTCCGGGCCGCGCTCGACGCGGTCGACGCGGCGACCGGGCTCGACGGCGCGTCGCTCCGCCGCGTCGTCGCCGCCCTCGACGCGGACCGCGTCGCCCACGCCGACCTCCCCGCCCGCCTCTGCGCCGACGTCGACACGCCCGCCGACGCGGACGCCCACGGGCTCCGCCTCCCCGACGACAGGATCACCGATGCCCGCTGA
- a CDS encoding molybdopterin-binding protein gives MTPSAAATGTAAPTDAPPASLRDAPWDDARAAAHLLGARLRDGLPSAAEPVALDAAGGRILADDLRARADLPGTAVSAMDGWAVGSAGHGPWRVGAPVLAGHAPAAIALGPGDARPIATGAPVPPATAGVLRSEHGDVAGGILRVNALAPAGGARAGAEIRPAGEEARRGDVLLRAGTRLTAARLGLAAAAGHDLLRVAAPAAADVIHLGDEVVARGVPAPGRVRDAIGPALPALLAACGLAAGSATRVPDDPRATRDALARAVAPLVVTTGGSSRGPADHVRAALDGLGARLLVDAVRMRPGHPVMLAELPDGRAVLCMPGNPLAAIACLLSFAPPLADGLAGRAVPALPRWTAAADLPGGGSATRLVACALDEDGRLVPVAAQGPGMLRGLAAADALAVVPSAGTPAGDAVRAIPLPG, from the coding sequence GTGACCCCCTCCGCCGCGGCGACCGGGACGGCCGCCCCGACGGACGCGCCGCCCGCCTCCCTCCGCGACGCGCCCTGGGACGACGCCCGCGCCGCGGCGCACCTGCTCGGCGCGCGGCTGCGCGACGGGCTCCCTTCGGCCGCGGAGCCCGTCGCCCTCGATGCCGCGGGCGGCCGGATCCTCGCCGACGACCTCCGCGCCCGCGCGGACCTCCCCGGCACCGCGGTCTCGGCGATGGACGGCTGGGCCGTCGGATCCGCCGGCCACGGACCCTGGCGCGTCGGCGCGCCCGTGCTCGCGGGCCACGCGCCCGCCGCGATCGCCCTCGGCCCGGGTGACGCCCGGCCCATCGCGACGGGCGCGCCCGTCCCGCCGGCGACCGCGGGCGTCCTCCGCAGCGAGCACGGCGACGTCGCGGGCGGGATCCTCCGGGTCAACGCGCTCGCGCCCGCGGGCGGCGCGCGTGCCGGCGCGGAGATCCGGCCCGCGGGCGAGGAGGCGCGGCGCGGCGACGTGCTGCTGCGCGCGGGCACCCGGCTCACCGCCGCCCGCCTCGGGCTGGCGGCCGCCGCAGGCCACGACCTGCTGCGGGTGGCCGCGCCCGCCGCGGCCGACGTGATCCACCTCGGCGACGAGGTCGTCGCGCGCGGCGTGCCCGCGCCCGGCCGTGTGCGCGACGCCATCGGCCCCGCGCTCCCCGCCCTGCTCGCGGCGTGCGGCCTCGCCGCCGGATCCGCGACCCGCGTCCCCGACGACCCCCGCGCCACGCGCGACGCGCTCGCCCGCGCCGTCGCCCCGCTCGTTGTGACCACCGGCGGCAGCTCCCGCGGCCCCGCCGACCACGTGCGCGCCGCCCTCGACGGGCTCGGCGCCCGCCTCCTGGTCGACGCCGTGCGCATGCGCCCCGGCCACCCGGTGATGCTCGCCGAGCTCCCCGACGGCCGCGCGGTCCTCTGCATGCCCGGCAACCCGCTCGCCGCCATCGCGTGCCTGCTGTCGTTCGCGCCGCCGCTCGCCGACGGCCTCGCCGGTCGCGCCGTGCCCGCGCTGCCGCGGTGGACCGCGGCGGCCGACCTGCCCGGCGGCGGATCCGCGACCCGGCTCGTCGCGTGCGCCCTCGACGAAGACGGCCGGCTCGTGCCGGTCGCGGCGCAGGGACCCGGCATGCTGCGCGGTCTCGCCGCGGCGGATGCGCTCGCCGTCGTGCCGTCGGCGGGCACGCCGGCCGGGGACGCCGTGCGCGCGATCCCGCTGCCCGGCTGA
- a CDS encoding alpha/beta hydrolase encodes MSGILDRTPHAFEPGADAGPVILGLHGTGADERQGLELARLVAPGQPVLAPRGSVREGSAARWFRRHAEGVFDVDDVVARAAELADLVAAARSAYALGDREILAVGFSNGANMALATTLLHPAAVPETIAFSARWPLGDREPPADLTGTRITLLNGDADTMAPLVDVERTVREAAARGSDVVSRVRPGGHGLDARDLDAARARIRAD; translated from the coding sequence GTGAGCGGGATCCTCGACCGCACGCCCCACGCGTTCGAGCCGGGAGCGGACGCCGGTCCCGTCATCCTCGGCCTGCACGGCACGGGCGCCGACGAGCGGCAGGGCCTCGAGCTCGCGCGGCTCGTGGCGCCCGGGCAGCCCGTGCTGGCGCCGCGCGGGAGCGTGCGCGAGGGATCCGCGGCCCGCTGGTTCCGCCGCCACGCGGAGGGCGTCTTCGACGTCGACGACGTGGTGGCGCGCGCGGCCGAGCTCGCCGACCTGGTCGCCGCGGCCCGGTCGGCCTACGCTCTGGGGGACCGGGAGATCCTCGCTGTCGGGTTCTCGAACGGGGCGAACATGGCGCTGGCGACCACGCTGCTGCATCCGGCGGCCGTGCCGGAGACGATCGCCTTCTCCGCGCGCTGGCCGCTCGGCGACCGGGAGCCGCCCGCCGACCTCACGGGCACGCGGATCACGCTGCTCAACGGCGACGCGGACACGATGGCGCCGCTCGTCGACGTGGAGCGCACGGTGCGCGAGGCCGCCGCCCGCGGGTCCGACGTCGTGTCGCGCGTGCGGCCCGGCGGCCACGGGCTCGACGCGCGGGACCTCGACGCGGCCCGCGCGCGGATCCGCGCCGACTGA